The Solanum lycopersicum chromosome 6, SLM_r2.1 genome has a window encoding:
- the LOC138349074 gene encoding uncharacterized protein — MSCADGLIRRCVPEVEMLSVLEACHSSPVGGHHTGIRTAHKILQCGYYCPTMYQDAHEFSKACDRWQRDGGISRKQEIPLNLILVIELFDVWGIIGEIWVRHNVATPYHPQTSGQVEVSNKEIKHILSKMVNASRTDWSRRFDDALWAYRTA, encoded by the exons ATGAGTTGTGCcgatgggcttattcggcgttgtgtgccagaagttgagatgttaagtgttttggaggcatgccattcttcacctgtaGGTGGACATCATACTGGTATCCGGACCGCTCACAAGATCttgcaatgtggctactattgTCCAACTATgtaccaagatgctcatgagttctcTAAGGCATGTGATAGATGGCAAAGAGACGGTGGCATATCGAGAAAGCAAGAGATCCCTTTAAATCTAATTCTTGTTATTGAgctatttgatgtgtggg ggattattggagaaatatgggttcgccataatgtggccactccttaccatcctcaaactagtgggcaagttgaggtgtcaaataAGGAGATTAAGcatattttgtcaaaaatggtgaatgctagtagaacggattggtcaaggaggtttgatgatgctctttgggcttATCGAACAGCATAG